In one Sphingobacterium daejeonense genomic region, the following are encoded:
- a CDS encoding GxxExxY protein codes for MFKNELTYTCIGCAMKVHNTLGNGFQEKIYQRCFAIELHRSGLQFQPEKNQSIYYENIKVGVRRADFVVENQLIIELKAVIKLDDANLAQAKNYVKMYDFPLGLLINFGGVSLEYKLIFNPKYNKT; via the coding sequence ATGTTCAAAAATGAATTAACTTACACCTGCATTGGATGTGCGATGAAGGTTCATAATACTTTGGGTAATGGATTTCAGGAAAAAATCTATCAGCGATGTTTTGCGATCGAATTGCATAGGTCTGGTTTGCAGTTTCAGCCTGAAAAGAATCAATCGATATATTATGAAAACATTAAAGTAGGTGTAAGAAGAGCTGATTTCGTTGTAGAAAATCAATTAATTATTGAATTGAAGGCTGTAATAAAATTAGATGATGCAAACCTTGCCCAAGCAAAAAATTATGTAAAAATGTATGATTTCCCTTTAGGATTATTAATAAATTTTGGCGGAGTCAGCCTGGAATATAAACTAATCTTCAACCCAAAATATAACAAAACCTAA
- a CDS encoding DEAD/DEAH box helicase: MSLDKLKLSKRLHSNMSELGYFTAKEFQLRTLSRIVGGHSVIGIAPDGAGKTTTYVLGVLMRLKYTDDEAPKVLILAPNEERINEIVERFYTISKNKNLHIMGLKTSGGMEEEIEDLVRGVDIVVATPPRARAVYLKLGLNLNRIQTFIIDDAEEIVKQGMQTNVRELAQSCGNVQYLAFSTVEHEKLHLMIDPFMPFATLIEVDDLGDVETETHDLMLYQVPNFTTKINLLNNLMQDDDVFDKVVVFVNTKQTAQNLLHRLHVKKGEAAILNPLFFDDPGFDDINLFKSNPKARVLIVANEGLENIDLNGIPFIFHFEIPENRDEFIQHVLKTPEEEAIAITFATDIELPEVKKIEQSLGKKIPVMPLPEELVIYKPSDAPKEKEVIDESRGGAFHKKKESNSKTYNYGSGEKARMTRKNKKK, translated from the coding sequence GTGTCATTAGATAAATTAAAACTAAGCAAGCGTCTTCATTCAAATATGAGTGAGTTGGGTTATTTTACGGCAAAGGAATTTCAATTGCGGACCCTTTCCCGTATTGTGGGTGGACATAGCGTTATCGGAATTGCTCCCGATGGTGCCGGAAAGACCACAACCTATGTTCTTGGAGTTTTAATGCGCCTGAAATATACGGATGATGAAGCGCCAAAGGTATTGATATTAGCCCCAAATGAAGAACGAATCAATGAAATCGTTGAACGTTTCTATACTATCAGCAAAAATAAGAACCTGCATATCATGGGACTGAAAACCAGCGGTGGGATGGAAGAGGAGATCGAAGACCTGGTGCGCGGGGTAGACATCGTCGTTGCTACACCTCCTCGTGCCAGAGCTGTATACCTTAAACTTGGCCTAAACTTAAATCGTATCCAGACTTTTATCATCGATGATGCCGAAGAAATCGTAAAACAAGGTATGCAGACCAATGTTCGCGAATTAGCACAGTCTTGCGGAAATGTACAGTATTTGGCTTTCAGTACCGTAGAGCATGAAAAACTACATTTGATGATTGATCCTTTTATGCCTTTCGCAACATTGATCGAAGTAGATGACTTAGGTGATGTGGAAACTGAAACACATGATTTAATGCTCTATCAAGTTCCAAACTTTACCACTAAAATCAATTTACTCAACAACCTGATGCAAGATGACGATGTCTTTGATAAGGTCGTTGTGTTTGTCAATACAAAACAAACTGCACAAAACTTACTCCATAGATTGCACGTCAAAAAAGGTGAAGCCGCAATACTTAATCCGCTATTCTTCGATGACCCTGGGTTTGACGATATCAATCTATTTAAATCTAACCCGAAGGCAAGAGTTCTAATAGTTGCCAATGAAGGCCTGGAAAATATCGACCTCAATGGAATTCCATTTATCTTCCATTTTGAAATCCCAGAAAATAGAGATGAATTTATTCAGCATGTTCTCAAAACTCCAGAGGAAGAAGCAATTGCGATAACATTTGCAACGGACATAGAACTGCCAGAAGTGAAGAAAATTGAACAGTCGCTAGGCAAAAAGATTCCTGTAATGCCATTGCCAGAAGAATTGGTAATCTATAAGCCGTCAGACGCACCTAAAGAAAAAGAGGTAATCGATGAAAGTCGTGGCGGTGCATTCCATAAAAAGAAAGAAAGCAACAGCAAAACTTATAATTACGGAAGCGGAGAAAAGGCAAGGATGACAAGAAAAAATAAGAAAAAATAA
- a CDS encoding eCIS core domain-containing protein, producing MKVAETKPIATPAKAQTSFFNKGAEPSFFNGSVQRQPFFKKENIESTIQTKLRVGQVNDRFEKEADNTADQVLQRLSNQKSTFGNQKIPIDHKISAYVQRKCESCESEKKVQKKEEKITTSNNELNVQKKAEVINEDSKVQLKAEVRYTEAKFEKEKLRLRAEESSNKKLSEEPLQRKCTDCEKELTKNTDDIERGLSASKGTGRPMSGPILKQMESSFGADFSSVRIHDNNLAIQMCSKLNAQAFAHGNDIYFNTGKYDPNSSTGIHLLAHELTHVIQQRGIKEKQVQLKGSHVNTLATPVAIAEPVISGKVEEEEDGFLLEAAKDGLWAILREASPEIHDIFRYKGFINWAKDKISSFISSTVNSLSAPIRLGASVLNILRANFDQFKVWLASAVERLKQGDCTPFSEATQFITNILEGIAGPVLEKIKEFLRPIKAFIDMVWNDFGKPLWDFISRVFGNIWDSIKSVADKIWNHIKSIISVYADIWHWFARAIGFEGDDQDSLWEQVKRKVLDLWNFIKQKLEPYKTQLMVLAGIILLLSPAGPFIIAGAALTGILFLASKVRHYLNDRQAIIRERGYVNGVLIPALNNQMKSLANILKAKANMILASLRGCLIAIHSISQDMGEIALSALNSIVNWLTDKFTIMTVWAEVQLSLLVTMMDAAFNRIKQILHPITVILRKVGLALADYYKLPFLVLDTLFHKIPKCIRDRIIAFMVKYVFKHIPILREVKDVEGAWAKMQKKAIKLIEMVFVHGDLMGALWEVFNLLLEALKFPKELAVKVFNKTFDVFDTIIEQPKVFFVNMLTTAKLGLIGFFERKWFHLKEGFTAWLFDAVKGSPIYIPRAFSFSEIFKMLGSLFSVGMEKVYKSIEKKRGAELAAKVRRWLGYISRGAAMAWSWVKALHENSLDETIDMIKAKGAELLHVLTDSVIDWIVSNIIAKVSAKLISMLDPTGVMAVVNSIVAFYNAVEIAIEKAREILQLVESVLDNVADVMAGAFTKSAQMFEIGLQRAIPLFLEFLANQVSMGKIGKKIREMAKEAEKWIDEKIDWLVDRLLAAGDWLVETGKKAVDAFLGWWKTKVDFQDKGGENHELYFKGEEQNAELMVASNNPKPFVSFIKNVQVTDDKNKENAKKESLILMEEIKKITNAFPPQKSLSSEEKKKIYQDRKDRLKELMGQLSAYVADLISEKDLPDGSYENPIPIRWTKRGHMQTVNDLIPKDSLWKMKGMNPPDPIESASIYQKTRLEIPPTKKTSYKDKNKETGEGSKFIMIGVDAENFPDIGTKLIRNKKDGTSEKDRFRSLLVDNYYLDLNKYDVDHVKDLGFEGKDKVSNLWPLYRDLNQKWGTMVYNQPVVYKDKEGKMQVSKPMDLYKKWFIIREIGDL from the coding sequence ATGAAAGTTGCTGAAACGAAACCCATAGCAACACCTGCAAAGGCACAAACTTCTTTTTTTAACAAGGGAGCCGAACCTTCTTTTTTCAATGGATCAGTACAAAGACAGCCTTTTTTCAAAAAAGAAAATATAGAATCCACTATTCAAACGAAGCTCAGAGTAGGACAAGTCAATGATAGATTTGAAAAGGAGGCAGATAACACTGCTGATCAGGTTTTGCAGAGATTATCTAATCAAAAATCTACTTTCGGAAATCAAAAGATACCTATAGATCATAAAATTTCAGCCTACGTTCAGCGTAAATGTGAATCCTGTGAATCTGAGAAAAAAGTTCAGAAGAAAGAAGAAAAGATTACGACCTCTAATAATGAACTAAATGTTCAAAAAAAAGCTGAAGTAATCAATGAAGACTCTAAAGTTCAATTGAAGGCAGAAGTGCGATATACTGAGGCAAAATTTGAAAAAGAAAAATTAAGACTAAGAGCTGAAGAATCTTCAAATAAGAAATTATCTGAAGAACCACTTCAGCGGAAATGTACGGATTGTGAAAAGGAACTAACAAAAAACACTGATGATATTGAAAGAGGGCTTTCTGCATCGAAAGGTACAGGAAGACCGATGTCAGGACCTATCCTCAAACAAATGGAAAGTTCATTTGGAGCGGATTTTTCTAGTGTTAGGATACATGACAACAATCTCGCAATTCAAATGTGCTCAAAGTTAAATGCTCAAGCATTTGCTCACGGAAATGATATTTATTTTAATACTGGTAAATATGATCCTAATAGTTCTACTGGCATTCATTTATTGGCACATGAATTAACTCATGTCATACAGCAACGAGGTATAAAGGAAAAACAGGTTCAGCTCAAGGGTAGCCATGTTAATACCTTAGCTACACCCGTAGCAATTGCTGAACCTGTAATTTCTGGGAAAGTAGAGGAAGAAGAAGATGGTTTCTTGCTGGAAGCTGCCAAAGATGGATTATGGGCAATCCTTAGGGAAGCATCTCCTGAAATTCATGATATTTTTAGATATAAAGGTTTTATAAACTGGGCCAAAGATAAAATCTCAAGCTTTATATCCAGTACCGTTAATTCCTTGTCCGCACCTATAAGACTCGGTGCATCAGTTTTAAATATACTGCGTGCTAACTTTGACCAATTTAAGGTTTGGCTTGCCTCTGCAGTTGAAAGATTAAAACAGGGAGATTGTACCCCGTTTTCTGAAGCTACCCAATTTATAACCAATATACTAGAAGGCATTGCTGGCCCAGTATTGGAGAAAATCAAGGAATTCTTGCGTCCTATCAAGGCGTTTATTGATATGGTCTGGAATGATTTCGGAAAGCCACTTTGGGATTTTATCAGTCGTGTATTTGGAAATATTTGGGATAGTATCAAATCGGTGGCGGATAAAATCTGGAACCATATCAAATCAATTATCTCTGTATATGCAGATATCTGGCATTGGTTTGCGCGTGCCATTGGCTTTGAGGGTGATGATCAAGATAGTCTTTGGGAACAAGTGAAGCGGAAGGTTTTGGACCTATGGAATTTCATAAAGCAAAAACTTGAACCTTATAAAACTCAATTAATGGTATTGGCAGGTATAATCTTGCTATTATCACCTGCAGGACCATTTATAATCGCGGGAGCAGCTTTAACAGGTATTTTATTTTTGGCGAGTAAGGTTAGACATTATCTAAATGACCGACAAGCCATCATCAGAGAAAGGGGTTATGTGAATGGGGTGCTGATTCCTGCTCTAAATAATCAGATGAAATCCTTAGCCAATATTCTGAAAGCTAAGGCTAATATGATACTTGCATCCCTCCGAGGTTGTTTAATCGCTATTCATAGCATTTCTCAAGATATGGGTGAAATTGCTTTGTCAGCCTTAAATTCCATTGTCAATTGGCTAACGGATAAGTTTACCATCATGACCGTTTGGGCAGAAGTTCAATTGTCTTTATTGGTGACAATGATGGATGCTGCATTCAATCGAATCAAGCAAATCCTTCATCCAATAACTGTTATCCTTCGCAAAGTTGGCTTGGCTCTCGCTGATTACTATAAATTACCGTTTTTGGTTTTGGATACCTTGTTTCATAAAATTCCTAAATGTATTAGGGATCGAATCATTGCCTTTATGGTAAAATATGTTTTCAAGCATATTCCAATCTTGCGAGAAGTCAAAGATGTGGAAGGCGCATGGGCAAAAATGCAGAAAAAAGCAATCAAGCTAATTGAGATGGTTTTTGTCCATGGCGACCTGATGGGAGCATTGTGGGAAGTTTTCAATCTATTATTAGAAGCTCTCAAATTTCCTAAAGAGCTTGCTGTTAAGGTGTTTAATAAGACCTTCGATGTATTTGATACCATAATTGAACAGCCTAAGGTTTTCTTCGTGAATATGCTTACTACGGCTAAACTTGGATTGATAGGATTCTTTGAACGCAAATGGTTCCATTTAAAGGAAGGATTTACAGCCTGGCTATTCGATGCTGTAAAAGGTTCTCCAATTTATATTCCAAGAGCATTTTCATTCTCCGAAATTTTCAAAATGTTGGGCAGTCTCTTCAGTGTGGGCATGGAAAAAGTCTATAAAAGCATTGAAAAGAAAAGAGGTGCTGAACTTGCTGCAAAAGTACGTCGCTGGCTTGGTTATATTTCTAGAGGGGCAGCCATGGCCTGGTCATGGGTCAAAGCTTTACATGAAAATAGCTTGGACGAAACCATTGATATGATAAAGGCTAAAGGAGCTGAATTGTTACATGTATTGACGGACTCGGTAATCGATTGGATCGTTAGCAATATCATCGCCAAAGTTTCAGCTAAACTGATTTCTATGCTTGATCCAACAGGTGTGATGGCGGTCGTTAATTCCATTGTTGCATTCTACAATGCCGTAGAAATTGCCATTGAGAAAGCTAGAGAAATTTTACAGTTGGTAGAGAGCGTTTTGGACAATGTTGCTGATGTGATGGCAGGAGCATTTACGAAGTCTGCACAGATGTTTGAAATTGGACTGCAGCGAGCAATTCCTTTGTTCCTGGAATTTCTAGCAAATCAGGTGAGCATGGGAAAAATTGGTAAAAAGATCCGGGAAATGGCGAAGGAGGCAGAGAAATGGATAGATGAGAAAATCGATTGGTTGGTGGATAGGTTGTTGGCTGCAGGGGATTGGTTGGTTGAGACAGGGAAGAAAGCAGTAGATGCATTTTTAGGTTGGTGGAAAACTAAAGTTGATTTTCAAGATAAAGGTGGGGAAAATCATGAGCTTTATTTTAAAGGCGAGGAACAGAATGCAGAGTTGATGGTAGCAAGTAATAACCCAAAACCATTTGTCTCTTTCATTAAAAATGTTCAGGTAACAGATGATAAAAATAAAGAGAATGCAAAGAAAGAATCGCTCATATTAATGGAAGAGATCAAAAAGATCACAAATGCATTTCCACCGCAGAAATCATTGTCTTCCGAAGAAAAAAAGAAAATTTATCAAGATAGAAAAGATAGACTAAAAGAATTGATGGGGCAGCTTTCTGCGTATGTCGCTGACCTGATTTCCGAAAAAGATCTGCCAGACGGATCCTATGAAAATCCAATTCCTATCCGTTGGACTAAACGTGGGCACATGCAAACTGTAAATGATCTTATCCCAAAGGATTCTTTGTGGAAAATGAAGGGAATGAATCCACCTGATCCAATTGAATCAGCTTCCATTTATCAAAAAACCAGGTTAGAAATTCCTCCAACCAAAAAAACTTCTTATAAAGACAAGAATAAAGAAACAGGGGAGGGAAGCAAGTTTATTATGATCGGTGTTGATGCTGAGAATTTTCCAGATATAGGAACAAAATTAATCCGTAATAAAAAAGACGGTACCAGTGAAAAAGATCGTTTTAGGTCTTTATTAGTCGATAATTATTATTTGGATCTGAATAAATACGATGTCGACCATGTAAAGGATTTAGGTTTCGAAGGAAAAGATAAAGTTTCAAATTTATGGCCATTATATCGCGATCTAAACCAGAAATGGGGAACTATGGTTTATAATCAACCTGTAGTTTACAAAGATAAAGAAGGGAAAATGCAAGTTAGCAAACCGATGGATTTATATAAAAAATGGTTCATAATTAGGGAAATAGGAGATTTGTAA
- a CDS encoding RNA polymerase sigma factor — protein sequence MGKYNFNKDVMGQSHLLLDYAKKFTNNHNDAEDLLQDTLIKVFRYFENFKEGTNLTGWMYTIMRNTFINDYRRKSISTKLISQKEELSPADLSRSSVKNQAESSFMNADIQRALKTLPEAYYTPFVMHFEGYKYYEIAEHLQIPDGTVKTRIHVARKMLQKSLHEYKVSRSA from the coding sequence ATGGGAAAATATAATTTTAATAAGGACGTGATGGGGCAGTCTCATTTATTATTGGACTATGCCAAGAAATTCACCAACAATCACAATGATGCTGAAGACCTTTTACAGGATACTTTGATCAAAGTTTTTCGGTATTTCGAGAATTTTAAGGAAGGTACGAATTTAACTGGTTGGATGTATACGATCATGCGAAACACATTTATCAATGATTACCGCAGAAAATCTATTAGTACCAAGTTAATTAGCCAGAAAGAGGAACTTTCACCAGCAGATTTAAGTCGCTCTTCTGTAAAAAACCAAGCTGAATCATCATTTATGAATGCTGATATTCAAAGAGCTTTAAAGACTTTACCTGAGGCTTATTATACACCTTTTGTGATGCATTTCGAAGGATATAAGTATTACGAAATTGCAGAACACCTTCAGATTCCAGACGGAACTGTCAAAACAAGGATTCACGTAGCACGTAAAATGTTGCAAAAATCCTTACACGAATACAAAGTGTCAAGAAGCGCTTAA
- a CDS encoding helix-turn-helix transcriptional regulator yields the protein MELNIPYINPHAYLNSLTKNYHFYDHSAWNSVQIVTPQEIASGGLLLFIRNDFHFIRGKWNFNENTHFISNDPVGEKGLVDFRIDKAGQLSSARIQGEKKFEWDITEVDGFRFFIPEKYLTISNKKISDCFKLFCDHPNIRYIQKQIIEISPMDIEKAMLLESKMLEFLHYWLEFQKTFSIDHNFEGVSDKTKTIIQNAKQIIHENIQESISVKEISRKVGLNEFDLKRNFKKIYGLPIHQYLIKLKLEQARQMVLNGDLPIGDICNMYGYSNRGHFANLYQRYFGVTPLQDRLR from the coding sequence ATGGAATTAAATATCCCATATATAAACCCGCATGCATATCTAAATTCTTTGACCAAGAATTACCATTTCTATGATCATTCAGCTTGGAATTCTGTTCAAATTGTTACTCCTCAAGAAATAGCCTCCGGAGGATTGCTCCTATTTATCCGAAATGATTTTCACTTTATACGAGGTAAATGGAATTTCAACGAGAACACTCACTTTATTTCCAATGATCCTGTTGGTGAAAAAGGATTGGTTGATTTTAGAATTGATAAAGCCGGGCAATTAAGTTCCGCAAGAATTCAAGGCGAGAAAAAATTTGAATGGGACATAACTGAAGTCGATGGCTTTCGGTTCTTTATTCCTGAAAAGTATCTTACTATTAGCAATAAGAAAATATCAGATTGCTTTAAACTTTTCTGTGACCATCCAAATATTCGATACATTCAAAAGCAAATCATAGAAATATCTCCAATGGACATCGAAAAAGCTATGTTACTGGAAAGCAAAATGCTGGAATTTCTGCACTATTGGTTAGAGTTCCAAAAGACATTCAGTATAGATCATAATTTTGAAGGCGTATCCGATAAAACAAAAACCATAATTCAGAATGCCAAGCAGATTATTCATGAAAATATTCAAGAATCAATTTCTGTAAAAGAGATCAGCAGGAAAGTAGGACTCAATGAATTCGACCTCAAAAGAAATTTTAAAAAAATCTACGGGCTGCCGATCCACCAATATTTGATCAAGTTGAAACTTGAACAAGCACGCCAAATGGTACTAAATGGAGATCTTCCAATTGGAGATATTTGCAATATGTATGGATATAGCAATAGAGGACATTTTGCTAATTTATATCAGCGATATTTTGGAGTTACCCCGTTACAAGATCGACTGAGGTAG
- a CDS encoding AMP-binding protein has translation MFNLAVILEDSARRFPNEIAISFMQNDLTFQDLNRKVNRLANAFKVFGLQKGDKIAMSIPNTPHFPLVYFAALKAGMVVVPLNILLKSEEIAYHLENSDAKVYFCSKGSEALPIGTYGWDAFRNTPSCKYFVQLEKEDYLNGNVKIFFEELITNQSDFFETIITEPNDTAIIIYTSGTTGHPKGAELSHMNLFCNANLVADLFQTKRGDKQLVVLPLFHIFGMTTMMNAGFFRECIKYLFQNLIQPLLWKIFINIRSTSLPVYQPCIGHF, from the coding sequence ATGTTCAATCTCGCCGTAATATTAGAAGATTCTGCTAGACGATTTCCAAATGAAATTGCCATCAGCTTTATGCAAAATGACCTGACCTTTCAAGATTTAAATCGGAAAGTCAATAGATTAGCCAACGCATTTAAGGTTTTTGGACTTCAAAAGGGAGATAAAATAGCGATGTCTATTCCTAATACTCCTCACTTTCCTCTTGTATATTTTGCAGCATTAAAGGCTGGAATGGTCGTCGTTCCGCTAAATATCTTGCTTAAGTCAGAAGAAATAGCGTATCACTTAGAAAACAGTGATGCAAAAGTATATTTCTGCAGCAAAGGTTCTGAAGCTTTACCCATTGGAACTTATGGATGGGATGCCTTTAGAAATACGCCAAGCTGCAAATATTTTGTACAGTTGGAAAAGGAAGACTATTTGAATGGAAATGTTAAAATATTTTTTGAGGAACTTATCACCAATCAATCCGATTTTTTTGAAACCATAATCACAGAGCCTAATGATACTGCCATAATTATTTACACCTCAGGTACCACTGGTCACCCAAAAGGTGCAGAACTCAGCCATATGAATCTTTTCTGTAATGCCAATTTAGTAGCAGATCTATTTCAGACCAAAAGAGGTGACAAGCAATTAGTAGTCCTCCCTCTCTTCCATATTTTTGGGATGACCACGATGATGAATGCAGGATTTTTCAGAGAGTGCATCAAGTATTTGTTCCAAAATTTGATCCAGCCGTTATTATGGAAAATTTTCATAAATATAAGATCAACATCTTTGCCGGTGTACCAACCATGTATTGGTCACTTTTGA
- a CDS encoding AMP-binding protein, with the protein MENFHKYKINIFAGVPTMYWSLLNYKHENIPDNQIKTHLRTCVSGGASLPVQVLEDFEKRFEVSVLEGYGMSEGSPVVTFNDYNIGTKPGSIGVPVWGVEVKIVDTDGRELSNDQPGELAYKGHNVMKGYYKNPEATAEVLKDGWMHSGDVAYRDKDGFYFIVDRTKDMIIRGGMNVYSREIEEVLMKNPAISLAAVIGIPDEKLGEEIKAFVVLKEAVNVEPDILISWAKENLAIYKYPRIIEIVKELPLSATGKVLKKELRKNKL; encoded by the coding sequence ATGGAAAATTTTCATAAATATAAGATCAACATCTTTGCCGGTGTACCAACCATGTATTGGTCACTTTTGAATTATAAACATGAGAACATTCCGGACAATCAAATCAAAACACATTTGAGAACATGTGTTTCTGGGGGAGCTTCGTTGCCAGTACAGGTCTTGGAAGATTTTGAGAAACGATTTGAAGTTTCTGTTTTAGAAGGATATGGCATGAGCGAAGGTTCTCCCGTTGTGACCTTTAATGATTATAATATTGGCACAAAACCTGGATCCATAGGTGTGCCTGTTTGGGGAGTTGAAGTTAAAATCGTCGATACTGATGGAAGGGAATTATCCAATGATCAACCAGGAGAATTAGCCTATAAAGGCCATAATGTGATGAAAGGATATTATAAAAATCCAGAAGCAACGGCAGAAGTTCTTAAAGATGGCTGGATGCATTCTGGCGATGTTGCATATAGGGACAAGGATGGCTTTTATTTCATTGTGGACCGAACTAAAGATATGATTATTCGGGGCGGTATGAATGTCTATTCGAGAGAAATCGAGGAAGTACTGATGAAGAATCCTGCGATCTCATTAGCAGCGGTGATTGGGATACCCGACGAAAAATTAGGTGAAGAAATCAAAGCATTCGTCGTACTGAAAGAGGCAGTAAATGTTGAACCCGATATCTTGATTTCTTGGGCTAAAGAAAATTTGGCCATCTATAAATATCCAAGGATCATTGAAATTGTAAAAGAACTGCCCCTCTCCGCTACCGGAAAAGTTTTGAAAAAAGAATTAAGAAAAAATAAACTATAA
- a CDS encoding alpha/beta hydrolase translates to MKRTIIYSLLLLITHSLQAQEKKDVKVLSRQEVSERLLPKFAPLAFLPATLVNDQHIKESREKEKQLKIPELSNADSVDIVYENIPGLNPGDPAIPVRIYKPKGLTKSPIFLWFHGGGFIYGNLNWDHKMCANMAIRAKVVVISVDYRLAPENPYPAGVNDAYAVFQWSIKNATQIDGDPERLGVGGGSAGAGIAGSMALMNREKKGPEIKLQALIFPPGDIDTTRVSIQELWDIPGVKGADVPILLRYYLGENFNNPPKNVLPGMTDNFKDLPATYLVTCGVDPLRDGGLQLGINLIEAGVPVELHNFPGYPHGMLPDRVYPELYEFLNTYYDIDHKTSKVTQAKE, encoded by the coding sequence ATGAAAAGAACCATTATATATTCCCTTCTTTTACTGATCACTCATAGCTTGCAAGCTCAGGAAAAAAAAGATGTAAAAGTCCTTAGCAGGCAGGAAGTCAGCGAACGATTATTACCGAAGTTTGCGCCATTAGCTTTTTTGCCAGCGACTTTAGTGAATGATCAACATATTAAAGAGTCTCGAGAAAAGGAAAAACAATTGAAAATTCCAGAATTAAGCAATGCTGACAGCGTAGATATAGTTTATGAAAATATACCCGGCTTGAATCCTGGAGATCCTGCAATACCCGTTCGAATATACAAACCAAAAGGCTTAACAAAATCTCCTATTTTTCTATGGTTTCATGGAGGTGGATTTATTTACGGCAATTTGAATTGGGACCATAAAATGTGTGCTAATATGGCTATTAGGGCAAAGGTAGTTGTAATTTCTGTTGATTATCGATTAGCTCCTGAAAACCCATATCCTGCGGGAGTGAATGATGCTTATGCTGTCTTCCAATGGAGTATAAAAAATGCAACTCAGATCGATGGGGATCCTGAGCGCTTAGGTGTTGGCGGAGGTAGTGCTGGCGCTGGTATTGCAGGAAGCATGGCTCTAATGAACCGTGAGAAAAAGGGACCGGAAATTAAACTACAGGCTTTAATTTTCCCTCCAGGAGATATTGATACAACAAGAGTTTCTATTCAAGAATTATGGGATATTCCCGGAGTAAAAGGAGCTGATGTCCCTATCCTACTCCGCTATTATCTTGGAGAAAATTTTAATAATCCGCCTAAAAATGTATTGCCCGGAATGACTGACAACTTCAAGGACTTGCCAGCAACCTATCTTGTAACTTGTGGTGTGGATCCCTTAAGAGATGGAGGATTGCAGTTAGGAATTAATTTAATTGAAGCAGGTGTACCTGTTGAGTTGCACAATTTTCCTGGATACCCACATGGAATGTTGCCTGATAGAGTATATCCAGAACTTTATGAATTTTTGAACACCTATTATGACATTGATCATAAAACATCCAAAGTAACTCAAGCAAAGGAATAA
- a CDS encoding carboxypeptidase-like regulatory domain-containing protein — protein sequence MKIKIPYFGCLALVMLIMLSPIVTLAQGNSIRGKVQDEQGNVISGATIKIKGTKTTVPSAADGTFEITNLTISEIILQVSFLGYQPKEQRASLGQFVTITLLPANNTMDEVFVTGTFDKRKRMDASVAISTLDAAQIEKLVPSSAADLLKNVPGVFVNSSLGEIRNSVASRGITVGTQDGSFGYEYVSMQEDGLPITNSTYFNYGPDFFLRPDATLYRLEAVRGGTASITAANAPGGNFQLCLQNRW from the coding sequence ATGAAAATTAAGATACCATATTTTGGCTGTCTAGCACTTGTCATGCTTATCATGCTCAGCCCAATCGTCACATTGGCACAAGGAAATAGTATTCGTGGAAAGGTTCAAGATGAACAGGGAAATGTCATTTCTGGTGCCACCATTAAAATCAAAGGAACCAAAACCACTGTGCCCTCTGCTGCTGATGGCACATTTGAAATCACAAATCTTACGATTTCTGAAATCATTTTACAAGTTAGTTTTCTGGGATATCAACCTAAAGAACAAAGAGCTAGTTTAGGGCAGTTTGTTACTATTACATTATTACCTGCCAACAACACTATGGATGAAGTATTTGTGACTGGTACTTTTGACAAAAGAAAACGTATGGATGCTTCTGTTGCCATATCGACTTTAGATGCTGCTCAAATTGAAAAGCTAGTTCCTTCTTCAGCTGCCGATTTACTTAAGAATGTCCCTGGGGTATTTGTGAATTCTTCACTTGGAGAAATCCGGAACTCAGTTGCCAGCAGAGGTATTACAGTAGGTACTCAAGATGGAAGTTTTGGCTACGAATATGTTTCAATGCAAGAAGATGGGCTTCCGATTACAAATTCTACATACTTCAATTATGGCCCAGATTTCTTTTTAAGACCAGATGCTACCCTGTATCGTCTTGAGGCTGTCCGTGGTGGCACTGCATCTATTACAGCAGCAAATGCACCAGGAGGGAATTTTCAACTATGTCTCCAAAACAGGTGGTGA